tgacaatgccttccaggaccacgacaaggtggttgccaccatcttcgagggccttgcctccaccgagagtataagagaatggaagctcgccgcccggcGGGTGCTCATTGTCACTATGGAAGACAccaccgccaaccctagctatcgcccatggtccaaggtccccatcaccttcagcagggcggACCAGTGGGcaaacatcccctacatagggcatttccccctcatcctcgatgcaaccatccagGAAGTGCTTTtaagaaaagtgctcgtcgatggtgggagcgctctaaatctcctcttcgctggagccctaaaggagttgggcctcggtataatagatctcacacccttagactcctccttctagggtgtggtacctggcaaggCATCGAAattgcttggagagatcaccctaccagtacagttcgacacggcaagcaactaccgcatcgagcacatcaacttctacatcgccgacttcaacaccgcctaccacgccatacttggtcggccagctctggccaagttcatggccatacctcactacgcttatctggtgttgaagatgccttcgcctacaagAGTCCTAGccttgcgggccaacctctctatcgcctacgcctgtgagacagagagtctcgctctcaccgAAGACAcagacctctccatccagatggctagtgtggtcaccgatgccaagatggtgcccaccgatgacctggagatcccatcactggagcctcctcgtgcctccgccatgtccaaggaaaccaaggaggtcggcctcggccttgaTGATCCCTCCAAGacagtgaagattggggctcatctcgaccccaaataggaaagcacgctcgtctccttcctatgtgccaacaccgacgtgtttgcttggaaacctgcagacatgccaggggtaccgcggaagaagatcgagcactccttgaatgtctcgccgaccgctaaaccgatcaagcaaaaactctgccgattcacgccagacaagaaggaggctattagggtagaaataaaatggctcctaggtgctagattcataaaagaagtgtatcatcctaagtggttagcaaaccctattcttgttcaaaaaaataataaagaatggagaatgtgtgttgattacactaatcttaacaaacactgccctaaacaCCGTTTcagtctgcctcggatagatgaggttgtagactccaccgccagctgtgaactgctctccttcctcgattgttactctggctatcactagatctccctcaaggaagaagaccagatcaagatgtcattcatcacgcccttcggtgcctactgttacaccaccatgtcctttagactcaagaacgccgaggcaacctatcaaagggccatccagatgtgccttgatcaacagatcggccgcaacatcaaagcttacatcgatgatgtggtcgtcaagtctaagaccaccgacaatcttatcgccaaACTCGAGGAAACAtttgccaacctaaaa
The sequence above is drawn from the Miscanthus floridulus cultivar M001 chromosome 15, ASM1932011v1, whole genome shotgun sequence genome and encodes:
- the LOC136507331 gene encoding uncharacterized protein, with protein sequence MAIPHYAYLVLKMPSPTRVLALRANLSIAYACETESLALTEDTDLSIQMASVVTDAKMVPTDDLEIPSLEPPRASAMSKETKEVGLGLDDPSKTVKIGAHLDPK